A window from Electrophorus electricus isolate fEleEle1 chromosome 7, fEleEle1.pri, whole genome shotgun sequence encodes these proteins:
- the selenop2 gene encoding selenoprotein Pb — MQGLTALCLSALPGLLWASSLFVEGDNDASLICKQPPHWQIDGRAPMKELLGNVVVVALLKASUQFCLTQAAKLGNLRDKLARTGHKGVSFLIVNEQEAHSRAMYWELKRRAAEGIPVYQQSPLQADVWEALQGDKDDFLVYDRCGLLTFHIVLPYSYLHYPYVEAAIRATYLKDICNCTMDFNSTLLAEQQNTSSTLTGESLNATVVGSTEGQPAHAEHGGHHHRDRFHQSHDHPSHFTNRGVATESRPTHANHGNDHRHVHSARSTDPVTIPRRRERQLQ; from the exons ATGCAGGGCCTCACGGCTCTGTGCTTATCTGCCCTCCCGGGACTGCTCTGGGCTTCGTCTCTGTTTGTGGAGGGGGATAACGACGCCTCACTGATCTGTAAGCAGCCCCCACACTGGCAAATTGACGGTCGGGCCCCCATGAAGGAGCTTTTGGGAAACGTCGTTGTTGTGGCTCTGCTAAAAGCCAGCTGACAGTTCTGCCTCACGCAGGCTGCTAA GCTGGGGAACCTGCGTGATAAACTGGCGCGGACCGGCCACAAGGGGGTGTCGTTTCTCATCGTGAACGAGCAGGAGGCTCACTCCCGGGCCATGTACTGGGAGCTGAAGAGGCGTGCGGCCGAGGGCATCCCCGTCTACCAGCAGAGCCCACTGCAGGCAGACGTATGGGAGGCCCTTCAAGGGGACAAGGACGACTTCTTGGTTTACGATAG GTGTGGCCTGCTTACCTTTCACATCGTCTTGCCATACAGTTACCTCCACTACCCCTATGTGGAGGCTGCCATCAGAGCCACATATCTCAAGGACATCTGCAATTGCACA atGGATTTTAACTCCACACTTCTAGCAGAGCAGCAAAACACCAGCAGCACATTGACAGGAGAGAGCCTCAACGCCACCGTGGTGGGGTCTACAGAGGGTCAGCCGGCCCACGCTGAGCACGGCGGCCACCATCACCGTGACCGTTTCCACCAAAGCCACGACCATCCCTCCCACTTCACCAACCGGGGCGTGGCCACAGAGTCTCGGCCCACTCACGCCAACCATGGCAATGACCATCGTCATGTCCATTCTGCCCGAAGCACTGATCCTGTCACCATCCCccggaggagggagagacagcttCAGTAA